One Vicia villosa cultivar HV-30 ecotype Madison, WI unplaced genomic scaffold, Vvil1.0 ctg.000437F_1_1, whole genome shotgun sequence DNA segment encodes these proteins:
- the LOC131628258 gene encoding uncharacterized protein LOC131628258, translating to MMPRPLLLVFLLLMIVITSQFEWKQQLVVDVDSTSSLSLKQRRISKGVETVKEKIILVQEKNIRRLNEVVRHLQQQLHQCRSTNNGTTNSTIVSLY from the exons ATGATGCCTCGACCATTGTTGCTTGTTTTTCTACTTCTCATGATTGTAATCACTTCTCAGTTTGAGTGGAAACAACAACTTGTGGTTGATGTTGATTCTACTTCAAGCTTATCTCTGAAGCAGCGACGGATTTCAAAGGGGGTAGAAACAGTAAAGGAAAAG ATTATTTTAGTGCAAGAGAAAAATATTCGAAGATTGAATGAGGTTGTAAGGCATCTCCAGCAACAATTGCATCAATGTAGAAGCACAAATAATGGTACGACAAATAGCACCATTGTAAGTTTATATTAG